The Ananas comosus cultivar F153 unplaced genomic scaffold, ASM154086v1, whole genome shotgun sequence DNA segment ctgtgtgtatatatatatatatatatatactctcgaTCGGCTCCTGATCTCTCTTCCTTACTCTCTTTAATTTCCTTTGTAAAGAAGAAATCCGGTTCCGTTAAGTTGTACGACTCAAATTCATTCTAATACAAGTTCCAAGTTCGGTTTAATTAAAGTGGCTTCGATCGTCTCTTTGCGTTGAGGCctgattttttatctaaatcttGAAAACGAAACTAATTCTTgcagaattattttttaattgagaaAATTAATTTCGATCGAAGAAAATTATAGAGcatttgattaaaataatttcaagaaatgcatgtgatttttttttatatatataagttattttagaaagaaagctattggtcaaaataaattttaccggctgcaaataataatactttttttactaaattttatattaaaattaatttaaatattttaatttaaaatataagctggtttttaatttgaaatattttaaattttaaattttaaattttctgctCAATGCAAAAGATAACACAAggagaaaatgatgtaaagacaAACACACAGGAATCCACAAATTACTAAAATCCTCTCCAAGCGGAGATTAAATCTAAGctggaaataatttaaaagacaCCAATCACAAATTAAATACCTTGATATAGTAGTAGAACCAGTTAcaacattattatttttaagttagtaagtaaaatatcataattaagCAGTACAAACAACTGATAAGCTTAAGCCACACAAACTAATTAACTAACAAACTTCATATTATTAACCCAATGTTATGTTATGTTATTACATGTCCCTTCATCAACAGTCAACACAAAAGAGTtactagtagtagtagtagtagtagtagtagtagttagtTTGTTAGTGAGTTAGTTAGTTCAGATGATGCTCAGATGATGCTGATGCGGTGGGTGGCGGTGCTGGGCCCATGCAGCTGGTAAGTCCTGCTCGGCACCACCTGAAGAACACCTGCTTGCTCTGCATTAAAAAGGTCAAAAGAGCTAAAAATACATCATAGAATTAATTTGGTGCAAATTTTAAGGCACACATGCGAATACAAACTTTATATGGAAGTATTACACATAGAATCTGTCAACATCGTAAAATTTGTGTTGGCCTTTCTAGTAAGTGCAAATTTTAAAGCACGCATGCGAATACAAACTTTACATGAAAATATTACATATAGAATCTGTCAACATCGTAAAATTTGTCTTTGCCTTTCTAGTAAGTGCAAATTTTAAAGCATGCACCGAATACAAACTTTACATGAGAGTATTACACATAGAATTTGTCAACATCGTAGAATTTGTCTATGCCTTCCTAGTAAGTGcaaaattgcaaattttaaGGCACGCATCGAATACAAACTTTACATAGGAGTATTACACACTTTTCGCAAATTTGCAAGGGTAATAATTTATACGAAAGAAGCCTACTAGTAAGCAATTCGAATAGAAGATTAGTTTCTCTACTGTGAGAAACAGCAACCAATTaagcaaacaacaacaaaatgcGCATGTCCTGTAGAGAGAAGCAAAGTAAATTTTGCGTACCACTATTGCAGCAGgagctcaaatttgaaatttctactTTGCAAACTATACGAAAGTTGTCCCTTTATTATGGGAGTCAAAAGCTAATGAAAGAATTTTAATgagtaagaagaaaaaaaagaaagaaaaatgcttAGTATTTCACATTCCAGACCCCATTTGCCAGCACCAATCCAATATATCTTACTGCATGCATAAACTCCAATTTGGCTCCTATTTGATTTACCTCATTTTTAGTTTGTCATTCTctaatttaaaaagttacgcTCTATTATCCTACAGTTTATCTTTTATTCACCATAAGAATGTGTCGTATTTTTGTTTTCTCATAAGAATGTGCCGCTAAGGATAACAAAACGATATATTTTACAAGCCACGAGACAGTGAAGTacaaaattatagaatagtaaaatattatattttaccatcCCGTGGcttatacaattttttatttgtgttcACCGATGGATTTTTATaacgaaacaaaaataaaattaccgaAGAGTAAATTATAAAATGCGTTAAATAGTCTTTTTTAAGGCAACTACTTCCTAAAATTATTACACAAAAAATTCGAATACAAACTTTACATGAAAGTATTACACATTTTTCGCAAATTTGCAAGAATAATTCATGTGAAAGAACCCCAGTAAGTATTTCAAATAGAAAATTAGTTTCTTTACTGTGAGAAGCAGCGACCAATtaagcaacaacaacaaaatatgtatgctcaaatttaaaatttctactttagtcaaaaactaataaaagaatttgaatgactataaagaaaaaacaaaaaggaaaaatgctTAGTATTTCACATTCCACGTCCCATTTGCTGGCACCAATCCAATATATTTTGCTGCATAAACTCTAATCTGGCTTCATCTGATTTACCGTACTTTTAGTTTGCCATTCTTTGATTTAAAAAGTTACACTTTGTCATcctacaatttattttttattcaccaTAAGAATGTGtcgttttttttgttttaccatAAGAATGTGCCGTTAAGGATAACAAGACGATATATTTCGCAAGCCATGAGATAGTAAAGTACGAAATTATAGAATAGTAAAACATTATATTTTACCATCCCCTggcttataaaatttttttactttattattctgTTCAACAATAGATTCTTATatcgaaacaaaaataaaatcacacaacagtaaaatataaaatgctttaaatagtaaaaactaTCCTTTTTATCAGGCAAATACTTCCTAAAATTACGTTACCATCATCAACACCAAACAATTTATCGACTAACTCAGAAATTTACGCATTAAATCCAACCCTATTGAAATTTGCGCATTAAATCCAACCCTATTCATGCAAAACCAAAAAAACCTAATAAGatcaaacaaaaataagaaacaaaactaaaaaagaaaagaaaaaaaagattgaaactTACTCTGCAATTCCTCGACCTGCTTCAGAGTGAGCTTCGCTGAGAAGCCGCTCGCCGCGTGCGTGTAGTGGTAGATCACAGCCTCCTTCGCAGCCTCCTCActgttttatttaaaaaaaaaaacacacacacacacacacacaaaattaattaatttaaaaacaaaaaaagagagagaattataaATGCACAAAACCCCTCAAGTGTAGCCCATTTGATCCAAAGCTACATTTTTTTGGTCTTAATTTTTGAGTTGATGAAGTAGAATTTGACAATTTAGCGGGACAAAGACAAAGGAGCTGAATGTAACAAATTTgacaccaaatttttttaaaaatcttaatttatcaaataagtaccaagttattattaaattaaaacgAACGAAATTAGGGTTTACTTCAAAAAATGGCCacagaaataacaaaaaataaataaataacaagtaCCAAGTTCAAATAAGTACCAAGCTATGATTATCCACAGAAATTTTCcccaaataacaaaaaaaaagttttaaaaaatgcaTCTTCAAATCGAATGTGTAGGAGAACCTCAAAATCAAATaagtatattaatatttaaaaaataaaaagaaaataacaaatgaACATAAACCCCTCTTTGTGCTTCTTTAGTTTGAGTCGATAAAGTAGAGCTCCACAATTATCTCGCACAGAGGTGTTTAATTTAGCAAAGTCGACATCAAATTTAGCGAACGAAATTAGGGTTTATCTCAAAAtgggcccaaaaaaaaaaaacagaaaaacaaaaaaaagaaaaaaaaaaatcgcatcTTCAGATCGAATGAGGAGGAGATATTGAAGAGGGAAACGGTATAGAGATCAGGGAGAAGCAATCGGATCCGTCcgatccctctccctctctctctctctcacctgcCGAGGACGGCGCCGAGGGTGCGGATGTGGAACTCCTCTGGATCCGCGCCCTCGGGGCGATCCACGTACACGATCTGCaccttcgcctcctccgcctccgcctcctccgggGGAAGCTTCGCGTGCTCGTCCGCCATTGGAGCCGAGATCGAGGTCACCGGGAGCGcgaggaagaagacgacgacgaagaaggagacgaagaggaggaagcgcgacgaggagggcgagggcgagggcgagggcgagggcgatgCGTTCATGGGTTTTTTCCCACTTATAATTTACTCTCTcagtctctccctctctctctctctagggcctCTCgggttttgtttgtttttttagggaaaacttcaaaaacccccctgtggtttcgtaattTCGCACTTtgcccctgtggtttaaaatataccAAATTGCtctttcgtttttatcttttcggtagctttttcattaatattttattaaattatatacaaaaagcttcagatactcatctagatttatcaaatatttactttagtaccctttaattttaactttattactgatttaagaaaaaaaataataaaattgataaaaaaaaagagaaaaaagaagccacaggggagcaaattgatacattttaaaccataggggggcaaagtgagaaactacgaaacgaCATGggagggttttgaagttttcccttttttttatcatagtttattaaataaattattattattattattatttaggggaaaaggatttttttataaaacaatcctctagaattttaaaattgtcaaaataattctctcaaaattatatttataaaactaatccTCATTTCGTCGTGAAGGCGCGGCGAATATTTCTTATAAAGCCTGAATGATTCACTGCTTTCTTAATTTTCCACAAAGACGGTGAGTCATTCACCATAAAGACGGTAAattattcaccgcttttaaaaaaaagtaaagaatgcgGGAAACGATTCAACGCTTTTAAAAGACCTGAAAGTAAATCCTACGTAGCTCCTATCTGGCGAAAAGAGAGTTAGTTTGccgaatataaatttaaaaagattgttttgcaaattataaatttttagagagttattttataaaaaagtctgGGGAAATAACAAGAGTTGCTATTCTATTccatgaaaaagaaagaatagtatttcttattttttaataaatttttttaaaaaataatcttgTTTTGTAGAAGTAGTTAAGTATACGTACAAATatacgtaataattattttaatttagtttaaattaatataaatttatacattatatttacttaaaaatttacaaaaaaaaatatattttataaatttatatgttatattttattaaaaagatttataatattttatattattcttttttatatgaattaaatattatttttttgtattctcttgggaacaaaggggggaacaagggcttattcccccctttgttcccgaaccaaacactacctatATATTTTGGTAGAATAAAATGGATAAACTCCTTTATTCTCTTGTTTATTCTCCAACCAAACGGTGTCGGAATTTCTCTAGTtagaatggaaaaaaaaaaaaaaaaggagaaagaaaattcAGTATAGCACGGCACGACACGCAACATACTGTACACCACACTTTTTATGCcgcgacacttaaatcctttaTTCTTATAGCTTGCCTTAAGCCCCATAAAGATAAGGATTCTTTAACTAGTGTGAAAAATGGCTTAAATCATAAATACACAGAGACATGCATACAGCAACCAATCAACTATCATCCATTCTcacaaggaaaaataaaaagagaaactcACACTCAACAAAATTGTTAATTGATTAGAGCACAATTTTTGTAGTCATAGACCAAAAATAAGTGGAAATAATGACTTGgttgcttttattattatttttcctttttaattctACTACCAAAGGTGCACAATTAGCAAAtggacaaaaaagaaaagcccaaaaaggagggaaaaaaaaaggggaagtaCTAAATACCTTCAATCACATAGCATTTGAAgggtgtaaaaataaaaaagaaaaaaagaaaaaagcaattCTAAGTTCTTACCATAAGATAAAAAGTGAGTTTCTTAATGCTATTTTGAACTAATGACATATTACTCAAGGATTCAATACAACTACTGGTACAGCACCATttaatcaagtttttttttttttctttttttaccacAACACAAAAATATACATGCAGAATAGCAAACTCTCTTGCTCAATAAGACCACAAAGTTTCAAAAACCCTGAAAGTTTTAAGCATTTCTACCTCCCCAGAAGAATTTCATCAAAGTTCCAGTCTCTGACGAGGTCCCTCGTGACGGCTCGGCTCCGTTCAAGGCGAGGCGCTCCGGTTATGCCTTGTCCGCTCGACATAACGGGGAAGGGGCTGACTTTCGATGTCCCGATCCCATTCGGATTAGTGTTTCCGCCCGGCACGGGTACTTTCCGGGTCAGGCAGCTGACGACCGCACCGCACCGGCCTTCCTCCTCTGAGCTCGAGACTGAATAGCTTCTGAATGAATGTGATGGGCTTTCCATGCCATGGCATACAAGACATGCCAAGCTCATGATTCGCGTAATGGTCGAGCCCTGAAACCCTGCATTAATCGAATCTATATCAATGAACAACTAAAGATTATGAGACAAAGAACTTGAATTTCTACCCTAATATAACAGTTATAACATGAATCCAACAGAAATTAAGTTGAATAAGCGACAAAATGTTTGAACAAGTGAAATCCTTGTAAAAGAAACGCATTGAACATTGAGACCCCTTGCAGAAGTGCTGTTTCAGTAGGGCTCTTTAgaaaagcaaaacaaaatatTCATTGGAAATTCCTCCAACAGCTTCTACCTAAACTAGAAGCAGAGCTTCAAATTAGAGCAACTGCTTTTGAGGGCTAGAAGCCCACTTAAGCTGGTgggactaaaaaaaaaagaaaaactaatcaGCAACACTCCTCCGAGGTCTAGCCTCGGAATTTTCATGTTCTAATTCAACAGAACTTAAGTACCTGTCTAAGCTAAAAGAAATGTCTAAGATTGTCATCTGTGTTCATGTGAGCAAACAAGAAGCCAACCCGAtgacaaaatttttaactaaaaccATTGAACTACATTTATAAAATGCCATGCAAAAAGCCCTCCCATGCTCAGTCATTTGCATGAGCTGG contains these protein-coding regions:
- the LOC109705907 gene encoding subtilisin-like protease SBT3.9, whose translation is MNASPSPSPSPSPSSSRFLLFVSFFVVVFFLALPVTSISAPMADEHAKLPPEEAEAEEAKVQIVYVDRPEGADPEEFHIRTLGAVLGSEEAAKEAVIYHYTHAASGFSAKLTLKQVEELQKQAGVLQVVPSRTYQLHGPSTATHRISII
- the LOC109705906 gene encoding uncharacterized protein LOC109705906, whose amino-acid sequence is MSLACLVCHGMESPSHSFRSYSVSSSEEEGRCGAVVSCLTRKVPVPGGNTNPNGIGTSKVSPFPVMSSGQGITGAPRLERSRAVTRDLVRDWNFDEILLGR